One Candidatus Obscuribacterales bacterium genomic window carries:
- a CDS encoding c-type cytochrome, producing MNRKFSPILLIAITSLLTACTQDLKLDGSEKKLAEEEQSKSQPVIFPDYNPSIADGKVVYERLKCAECHGDGGHGVGGRANQDMTDPNGKLAEETPIYQYKLLTYGLKNWDHPILGTTTSRREIWDLVFYIRSFNSPPLSTAELASIKEVFGANCADCHGLKGYGDGPLSHNLDPLPANFHQYNRFYDRDDPMLKIHISEGLYPSAMPGFLDREDSTNNVVFDEEYIDKLARYVRHFHIAYKSNYPEKSNSNPSEQK from the coding sequence ATGAATCGCAAATTCTCCCCTATCCTCCTAATTGCAATTACATCTTTGCTCACAGCCTGCACACAGGATCTAAAGCTTGATGGCAGTGAAAAGAAACTTGCCGAAGAGGAACAATCAAAAAGTCAGCCAGTCATTTTCCCTGACTACAATCCCTCAATTGCCGACGGAAAAGTTGTCTACGAAAGACTTAAATGCGCAGAATGTCACGGCGACGGCGGTCATGGCGTAGGCGGGCGAGCCAATCAAGATATGACAGACCCTAACGGGAAACTTGCCGAAGAAACACCAATTTACCAGTACAAATTATTGACTTACGGATTGAAGAATTGGGATCACCCGATTCTGGGCACAACGACATCACGACGTGAAATTTGGGACTTGGTTTTTTACATAAGGTCGTTTAACTCACCGCCCTTATCCACTGCAGAATTAGCAAGCATCAAAGAAGTATTCGGCGCCAACTGTGCCGATTGCCACGGACTCAAAGGTTATGGCGACGGCCCGCTTTCGCACAACCTGGATCCCTTGCCGGCCAACTTCCATCAATACAATCGATTTTATGATCGTGATGATCCGATGTTGAAAATCCACATTTCCGAAGGTCTCTATCCATCAGCAATGCCGGGATTTCTAGACAGAGAAGACAGCACAAACAATGTTGTTTTTGACGAAGAGTACATTGATAAACTAGCTAGATATGTTCGTCACTTCCACATTGCTTACAAATCAAACTATCCTGAAAAATCCAATTCCAATCCGAGCGAGCAAAAGTAA
- a CDS encoding cbb3-type cytochrome c oxidase subunit II — MRGYRLGAIGVLILFFAAVVATVLMPMILFNPKPTGHGNIYVSETKADPIRGRQVYIREGCFYCHSQMTRLQDRGMGPLVAAGDYCEETPHQLGTARTGPDLTNEGGKHPNGWQKAHLINPRALKPGSIMPSFSYLSIEDMRDLVAYIQILGANRPVEKFVQAPEEYSPILAAKKVDTNSDAVANVGKGLYAQNCATCHGLTGRGNGPDALSMETKPANFTRPFYKQYDDAFWYYRISEGVPGTRMPHWGENLTPEQRWYLIAYIKRFPQDHEEVVDSTKQIDRMQMEMEHVQHVWNPPFKEVE; from the coding sequence ATGAGAGGCTATCGCCTCGGCGCTATTGGAGTTCTAATACTGTTTTTTGCAGCAGTAGTAGCTACTGTTCTCATGCCGATGATTTTGTTCAATCCAAAACCCACCGGTCACGGCAACATTTACGTTTCTGAAACAAAAGCTGATCCGATTCGCGGGCGCCAGGTCTACATCCGCGAAGGTTGTTTTTACTGTCACAGTCAAATGACTCGTCTACAGGACAGAGGCATGGGTCCACTGGTTGCTGCCGGCGACTATTGCGAAGAAACACCGCACCAATTAGGCACCGCTCGCACCGGACCCGATCTTACAAATGAAGGCGGCAAGCATCCTAACGGATGGCAGAAAGCGCACTTAATCAATCCACGTGCATTAAAGCCGGGATCGATAATGCCAAGTTTCAGTTATCTCTCAATTGAAGACATGCGTGACTTGGTGGCATATATACAAATTCTTGGCGCGAATCGTCCTGTTGAAAAGTTTGTGCAAGCTCCTGAAGAGTATTCACCTATTTTGGCTGCAAAGAAGGTCGATACTAATTCCGATGCCGTCGCCAATGTCGGCAAAGGCTTATATGCCCAGAACTGCGCAACCTGCCATGGACTGACGGGGCGTGGCAATGGACCGGATGCCTTATCGATGGAGACAAAGCCAGCCAATTTTACGCGGCCTTTCTACAAACAATACGATGATGCTTTCTGGTACTACCGAATTAGTGAAGGCGTACCTGGCACAAGGATGCCGCATTGGGGCGAAAACCTAACACCGGAACAACGCTGGTACTTAATTGCCTACATCAAACGATTCCCACAAGACCATGAAGAGGTTGTGGATTCGACCAAACAAATTGATCGAATGCAAATGGAAATGGAACACGTTCAGCACGTCTGGAACCCACCATTCAAGGAAGTTGAATAA
- a CDS encoding HTTM domain-containing protein, with product MITLQQFFKAWNDFWFKPESPIPAAVFRILFGLIVLQLSWYLHGDFQWYFGPKAIISQAANIAWNGGARLNAFDWLPATAASAEFLFAVFVVAAFCLTIGFCTRLSAVIVYLGLISIDARNSLIFTGADNVMRVESFLLIFSQCGQALSVDLLIKRWLKKEPLWAPPDAVNPWALRLLQVQIALVYWAAYSAKICGQTWIDGTAVYYITHIIEENKYALPYLYDHLWTARILSWLTLVGEFALCILIWIKDLRLPIVIGGIIMHLFFDFTLIIPQFQTIMIASLMCFIEPSTYEKLWRAVKPKFVSKAEVL from the coding sequence GTGATTACACTGCAACAGTTTTTCAAAGCTTGGAATGACTTTTGGTTTAAGCCGGAGTCGCCAATTCCTGCTGCTGTCTTTCGCATCTTGTTTGGATTGATTGTTTTGCAATTGAGTTGGTACTTGCACGGTGATTTTCAATGGTATTTCGGACCCAAGGCAATTATTTCACAGGCAGCAAATATTGCCTGGAACGGTGGCGCGCGCCTCAATGCCTTCGATTGGCTGCCTGCAACTGCAGCATCTGCCGAATTTCTCTTTGCGGTGTTTGTAGTCGCGGCGTTTTGTTTGACTATAGGATTTTGCACAAGACTCAGTGCCGTAATTGTTTACTTGGGCTTGATCTCAATTGATGCCCGCAACTCACTCATCTTTACAGGCGCGGATAATGTAATGCGTGTCGAGTCGTTTCTACTTATCTTCAGTCAATGCGGACAGGCACTGTCGGTAGACTTGCTTATCAAACGCTGGTTGAAGAAGGAGCCTTTATGGGCGCCGCCTGACGCAGTAAATCCCTGGGCGCTGCGCCTGTTGCAGGTGCAAATAGCGTTAGTTTATTGGGCGGCTTACTCCGCAAAAATTTGTGGGCAGACGTGGATAGATGGAACTGCTGTTTACTACATCACGCATATTATCGAAGAAAACAAATATGCTCTGCCGTATTTGTACGATCATTTATGGACTGCGCGTATTCTTAGTTGGCTTACGTTGGTCGGTGAATTCGCGCTGTGTATTTTGATTTGGATCAAGGATTTGCGTTTGCCGATTGTAATAGGTGGCATCATCATGCACCTCTTCTTCGACTTCACGCTCATAATTCCGCAATTCCAAACAATTATGATTGCGAGCCTCATGTGCTTCATCGAACCGTCAACGTATGAAAAACTGTGGCGTGCGGTAAAGCCGAAGTTCGTCTCTAAAGCGGAGGTACTGTGA
- a CDS encoding HTTM domain-containing protein gives MIASRITSAWNNFWFAEQSPTPMAVYRIFYGVILLCTLVLLWPYTDEFYGPHGVLSFETSRLYVQGPCLDFLNYFFESARNTGTLFSSAFVFGILLTLGWHTRLSAFLVLIALIGIHHRNVLILNSGDTLLRLGAYYLVFSNAGEALSIDRWNAKRNGQAEIPMKSQWLQKLLQYQVALVYFIAFTSKLAGDTWLDGTAVYYALHVDEFARMPVSFIADNLFLSKILTWGALATEASMFTLVWFRKFRYFVLAAAILLHIGIDVTMNIPIFEWLMIASLVVFIYPEDMDRFLKKKALD, from the coding sequence ATGATCGCTAGTCGAATCACATCAGCTTGGAATAACTTTTGGTTTGCCGAACAATCGCCGACACCTATGGCTGTTTACCGTATTTTTTATGGTGTGATATTACTTTGTACGCTTGTACTTTTGTGGCCGTATACAGATGAGTTTTATGGACCACATGGTGTACTGAGTTTTGAGACATCTAGATTGTACGTGCAGGGACCTTGTCTCGATTTCTTGAATTACTTTTTTGAATCGGCACGGAATACAGGAACACTGTTTAGTAGTGCGTTTGTGTTCGGCATTCTCCTAACGTTAGGATGGCATACGAGACTGAGTGCTTTCCTTGTATTGATAGCTCTGATCGGAATTCATCATCGCAACGTACTAATTCTTAATAGTGGAGACACTTTGCTCCGGCTGGGAGCTTACTACCTTGTATTTTCCAATGCTGGAGAGGCGCTCTCTATTGATCGTTGGAACGCGAAAAGAAATGGACAGGCTGAAATACCAATGAAGAGTCAGTGGCTGCAAAAGTTGTTGCAGTATCAGGTGGCTTTAGTGTATTTCATAGCATTTACCAGTAAGCTGGCCGGCGACACGTGGCTCGATGGGACGGCGGTCTATTATGCGTTGCACGTAGATGAATTTGCTCGCATGCCGGTTTCTTTCATCGCCGATAATTTGTTTTTATCGAAGATACTCACATGGGGAGCGCTCGCCACCGAAGCCTCGATGTTTACTTTGGTCTGGTTCCGAAAGTTCCGCTATTTCGTCTTAGCTGCAGCGATTCTTTTGCACATTGGTATTGATGTAACCATGAACATCCCAATTTTCGAGTGGCTAATGATCGCTTCATTGGTGGTCTTCATTTATCCCGAAGACATGGATCGATTCCTAAAAAAGAAGGCTCTCGATTGA
- a CDS encoding tetratricopeptide repeat protein, with amino-acid sequence MKLKFVIPTFGLALLTSCTPAPPADPLSEVQKAEASGDLPRAEKLLADIAMSGEAKKDWSTTQHACYALARVYREAGQPDKAIPYYIKFIDIKKNEPAGTYHGMAWNLTELGDLYAAAGQWTLAIPTYKEALDKLYEYARTPDTIHVLNKLAVCYWKDNDESTAKLKFEQAKKNYEQSIAMPSLERKRSFLDVTYAMMLDEWAQLSKSEDIAKQADSIWSELRKQMHLSNVAKKQTVIESVAKHLCQSGKSLDAMFLYDWLNEKDISHVWTLRTSCQRESKKHYSLSTTDAKENPYLKQFTLLKTPQDCFDNRQNLCQNYAWSVPDEAAIEVLLSAQPLVEIGAGTGYWAGLVKNAGGDIVAFDVAPVPSKGNQWHMTAGKQFFDVQPGDETAVRRFSDRTLFLSWPPNTNRCGYNTLRLFRGKRFIYVGEGEGGCTGTQEFHDLLKKEWHLVKRLDIPQWPGVYDQLSVYERNVPVKSDTACNLSKPLGEKLALIAAKSPVVFDDICTLLRRGVKIEFVKRNGAYFDQKTKTIYVSTKFSDSHKLLALSHEYAHAVLNPTNNPIPGKTGRKEFILQGFEQEADAVIHELMAAQELKAAGVPIDKATEELLTAYQQSGRDAVLRYIDLSKNSANEEGYIEHFSHWYDETVPRSSARP; translated from the coding sequence GTGAAACTCAAGTTCGTCATACCCACCTTTGGTCTTGCATTGCTGACTTCCTGCACCCCAGCGCCACCGGCTGATCCGCTTTCCGAGGTGCAAAAGGCGGAAGCTTCCGGCGACTTACCTCGCGCGGAGAAGTTGTTGGCAGACATTGCTATGTCAGGTGAAGCCAAGAAAGATTGGTCTACGACTCAGCACGCCTGTTACGCGCTTGCGCGCGTGTATCGCGAAGCCGGTCAACCGGACAAAGCTATTCCTTACTACATCAAATTCATTGACATAAAGAAGAACGAACCAGCCGGCACTTACCACGGCATGGCGTGGAATCTGACAGAGTTAGGAGATCTCTACGCTGCAGCAGGTCAGTGGACATTGGCCATTCCAACTTACAAAGAAGCACTCGACAAGTTGTACGAGTACGCCCGTACTCCAGATACGATTCACGTGTTGAATAAGTTGGCGGTTTGCTATTGGAAAGACAACGACGAAAGCACTGCCAAGCTTAAGTTCGAACAAGCCAAGAAAAATTACGAGCAGTCTATTGCTATGCCGTCGCTTGAACGTAAGCGATCATTCCTTGATGTTACTTACGCCATGATGCTAGATGAATGGGCGCAATTATCAAAGTCCGAAGACATTGCCAAACAGGCTGATTCAATTTGGTCGGAGTTGCGCAAACAAATGCATCTGAGCAATGTTGCGAAAAAACAGACCGTCATAGAATCCGTTGCGAAGCATCTTTGCCAGTCGGGAAAATCACTTGATGCAATGTTCCTTTATGACTGGCTGAACGAAAAGGACATTTCGCATGTGTGGACATTGCGTACGTCATGTCAGCGCGAGAGTAAAAAGCACTATAGCTTAAGTACTACCGACGCGAAAGAAAATCCGTATCTCAAACAATTCACGCTTCTGAAAACCCCACAGGATTGCTTTGATAATCGTCAGAATCTTTGTCAAAACTATGCCTGGTCTGTTCCTGACGAGGCAGCTATAGAGGTTCTGCTGTCTGCTCAGCCGCTAGTTGAAATTGGTGCGGGCACAGGTTATTGGGCGGGGCTGGTGAAAAATGCCGGTGGCGACATCGTTGCTTTTGATGTTGCTCCTGTTCCATCTAAGGGGAATCAGTGGCATATGACCGCCGGAAAACAATTTTTTGATGTTCAGCCCGGTGATGAAACAGCCGTCAGGCGCTTTAGTGATAGGACATTATTTCTAAGTTGGCCTCCGAATACCAATCGCTGTGGATACAACACGCTGCGACTATTTAGAGGAAAGCGATTTATTTACGTCGGAGAAGGTGAAGGCGGCTGCACCGGCACGCAAGAATTTCACGACTTGTTGAAAAAAGAATGGCATCTAGTTAAGCGTCTGGACATTCCGCAATGGCCCGGTGTCTATGATCAGCTCAGCGTTTATGAACGCAATGTGCCAGTGAAAAGCGACACCGCCTGCAATTTGTCCAAACCACTAGGCGAAAAACTGGCGCTAATAGCTGCTAAGTCTCCGGTTGTATTTGATGATATTTGTACTCTGTTGCGCCGTGGAGTGAAGATTGAATTTGTCAAACGTAACGGTGCTTATTTTGATCAAAAAACCAAGACGATTTACGTATCAACAAAATTCAGCGATAGTCACAAACTTCTGGCTTTATCTCACGAATATGCTCATGCCGTACTGAATCCAACCAATAACCCTATTCCAGGAAAAACAGGACGTAAAGAATTCATTTTGCAGGGCTTCGAGCAGGAAGCGGATGCAGTAATACATGAGTTGATGGCGGCGCAAGAGTTAAAAGCAGCTGGTGTGCCGATAGATAAGGCGACAGAGGAACTACTTACTGCCTATCAGCAAAGTGGTCGCGACGCTGTATTGAGATACATTGATTTATCCAAAAATTCGGCCAACGAAGAAGGTTATATCGAACATTTTAGTCATTGGTACGATGAAACCGTTCCGCGCTCATCGGCGAGACCCTAG
- a CDS encoding tetratricopeptide repeat protein, with protein sequence MTLPTAKTIILPISLAMTLTSVSAANQFDLNRTEQLIDSGKLDGKQASELIEFVRTHPKNLKAHIILGRYYSIYNLGELAAAQYEQALKIDNKQPSIWLSLANEKYRHRKPSEAMKILNDAEKRFPKSHDIIMGKCNLLLKQNNLPEAIKYLPKAQASDPKDPEVYVAYSRACMLSHKYPEALEQANHALSLKSDYSEAYAAQAQALVALGKDKEALHALISGFKYDSLNKSLNKLLIQEAEKSGSPELAFEAALGIIGVDVNNINELDDDKDKVISLIHAAQKSGATDSSISSSIEKISNELKGTGHQAKYLFCIGDIYDRLKQPQRAMTFYRQGLAIDPSYARAYLRIGEDYELLYQNEKALENYRKAYTLKHSDLEIVSRLTAMEKKVSEEKNNALLKLFNSIHF encoded by the coding sequence ATGACACTGCCAACTGCAAAGACAATAATCCTGCCCATCTCTTTAGCCATGACATTGACGTCAGTTAGTGCCGCCAATCAATTCGACTTAAATCGCACCGAGCAGTTAATTGACTCCGGCAAGCTTGACGGCAAACAAGCCAGCGAGCTTATTGAATTTGTCCGAACACATCCTAAGAATTTAAAAGCTCATATTATTTTGGGTCGTTATTATTCCATCTACAACCTTGGCGAATTAGCAGCAGCGCAATACGAACAAGCTCTCAAAATTGACAATAAGCAGCCGTCCATTTGGCTTTCTTTAGCCAATGAAAAATACCGGCATCGCAAACCGTCCGAAGCAATGAAAATACTCAATGACGCGGAAAAACGTTTTCCAAAATCTCACGACATAATAATGGGAAAATGCAATTTGCTTTTAAAGCAAAACAATTTGCCAGAAGCTATTAAATATCTGCCAAAAGCGCAAGCTTCTGATCCAAAAGATCCGGAAGTGTATGTCGCCTACTCGCGCGCTTGCATGTTGTCTCACAAATATCCGGAAGCCCTCGAGCAGGCAAATCACGCGTTGAGTTTGAAATCCGACTACAGCGAAGCCTATGCGGCGCAAGCACAAGCACTAGTCGCTCTAGGTAAAGACAAAGAGGCACTGCATGCTCTCATCAGCGGGTTTAAATACGACTCGCTAAATAAAAGTCTCAATAAGTTGTTAATTCAAGAAGCGGAAAAGTCCGGGTCCCCCGAATTAGCCTTTGAGGCAGCTCTGGGAATCATCGGGGTCGACGTCAACAACATAAATGAATTGGACGACGACAAGGATAAAGTTATCAGCCTTATACACGCGGCTCAAAAGTCCGGTGCAACCGACAGTTCAATTTCAAGTTCCATTGAAAAGATATCAAATGAATTAAAAGGTACCGGGCACCAGGCAAAATATCTCTTTTGTATTGGCGACATTTACGACAGACTCAAGCAACCTCAAAGGGCTATGACCTTCTACCGCCAGGGTTTAGCAATCGACCCGTCATATGCCCGCGCATATCTAAGAATCGGCGAAGATTATGAGCTGCTTTATCAAAATGAAAAGGCTCTTGAAAATTATCGAAAAGCCTATACTTTGAAACACTCGGATTTGGAGATTGTCTCACGCTTGACAGCAATGGAGAAAAAAGTCTCAGAAGAGAAGAATAATGCGCTATTGAAGCTTTTCAACAGCATTCATTTTTGA